The Acidobacteriaceae bacterium nucleotide sequence ATCCACGGATCGCGCCCTGCCATGTCACCGAGGTTGTCCTTGCGCCGGGTGGCAAAAGCTGCCGCGTCTTTCTCGCCGTTGTAGGCGGAGAAGCGGAAGAGAACTCCACCCTGGACGCCATGATGACGGCCAGAAACTTCATTCGCACCGAGATCCGCGACCGCATGGGTGTTCGCCACGTTCCGGAAATCACGTTCGCGATCGATCGCTCCGAAAAAATCAACGCCCGCATGGACGAGCTGTTTGGACGGATGGAAAAGCGCCGTGCCAAGGTGGCCAAGCAGGCAAAACCAGCACTTCCCCAGGGGAAGGAAGAGGACAGCAAGCGCTCCTGATGGATAGCATTCGCACCCAATCCATAGCCGCCATTCTGGCCGCGCTCGACCAACGCGAGACGTTTCTCGTAACCTCGCATGCGCGTCCGGATGGCGATGCCATCGGGTCTTCCCTCGCCCTGATGCACCTGCTCGACTCCATGGGCAAGACGGTGTACGCCTGCTTTTCCGACCCCATCCCCCATGCGTACGAACGCGTCCCGGGCGTGAAGCGCATCCAGCGCGAACTCCCCTCCGAGCCTGTTGATTGCGCCATTCTGCTGGAGTGCGATGCCGTTCC carries:
- the rbfA gene encoding 30S ribosome-binding factor RbfA translates to MPEQRARQHHRDRVASTFAEEITAMLEGELTDPRIAPCHVTEVVLAPGGKSCRVFLAVVGGEAEENSTLDAMMTARNFIRTEIRDRMGVRHVPEITFAIDRSEKINARMDELFGRMEKRRAKVAKQAKPALPQGKEEDSKRS